Within the Phaseolus vulgaris cultivar G19833 chromosome 9, P. vulgaris v2.0, whole genome shotgun sequence genome, the region aatcattaattattattgtttagaAAAAATTCAACTAAAATTGTCACACTAACaactttaatttaaatgaaatatacTAAAATGTCAaccaatatatattttatttaaattaaagttatcAACCGTTGataactttaatttaaaataataattaaatgacAGATTTAATgtgtttaattaattttgtatatcgCATTGAGAACTTcataccattttaaaaatatttatttgtataatttCTTTTCTACATATCTGTGTAATTTGTACCATTAATGGGAATTTTCCGTAAACTCTCCTTCTaacatttttctatttatatcaTTCAGGTTTTtgcattaaaatattaaaacaaactTCTTCATAAAAATTAAGGCATAGGTATCTGAGTTAAAAAGGAAAGAATTAAGGCATAGCTCTTGACAAGCCATTTGGTCAATTAAGAAGATAGGAATTAAAACTTTGATTGAAATAATTTCCAATGAACATAAGAAATGGGGTATAATTTAATCTGTGCTGAGCCACCTGAAGCCAAATAAGGTTCTCCTTTGATATACTTAAGGTTGTAATAGGAACGTAGACGCTTTCCCACATACGAAGATAGCCCTAGTGACCCCACGGTTTATGACACATTACAAACATAccatcttcttcatcaaaatattCATCAAAATTAAAGTCAAAAGTGGTAAGCTAAACTCTACAGTGCCAGCCAAagtggactctttcttcctacacctccataccttctttgccacccccatactaaatatgaaaataccattttatcctttttttttcacccccttggatttgaaataataagcctatggattatgtaatctggataaattccagattacataattcggaagtcaatttcatatttagaaaagacttccggattatgcaATCCGAAAGCTAATAACACATCGGAAAAAAAGActaccggattacataatccagaagctaatcttatgtatagaaaagacttccggattatgtaatccggaagctaatcacaaaagacttccggattacataatccggaagctaattttgaatctaaaaaatgacttccggattatataatccggaatattgaaaagggtatttttggaataagaaaaatgtatgggggtggcacaagaaggtatggaggtgcaggaagaagcagccgcCAAAGTGTCATCAAAATAAGTTGGCCATAAGTTGACACAGTAGGAAAGAAAAAATGGCTATTATCTTCTGAGCTTGATGAATAAGAAAAGGACACGGACTAACGGAATCCAATAGAGAAATCACACACTACATTATCAAACTTTGTTAGGCTTTCTGGCTCGCCTCAATCAGCATATTAGTTATCTTTCATGCAGACCCAAACAAGGTACATCTCCCACAGGCAATGGCATAAGCACAGATTAACATAGCTTAGTTAAAATGAAAACCAAGCCCCTAAGAAACGTAAAATTTAATATCCATGATGACAGATAAGCTATAGATCATATCATTGTAAAAGTCTAGCAACACACAGATGGTGCCTAATCGCCATGGAACTTCGACTCAACTATGCCTCCACTACTACCTCAATCAAAGAGCTTCTGCTTATCAGGTATCAAGGAAGCAAAGAAGGCTAGATCGCTACTTAATGTATGAGGAAAAATGTTTCGTGGACAACCATTGGGCTGTCTAGCCCAGGTGggagaaagaaatagaaaagtgAGGAGTGATATGGCATGACAATAGAATAGATATTTGCTAATTGGGAGTTTAGTTGTCCAAAAATCATGCTTCAAAGTACTAACTTCCATCGTATATGCCCAATGATGACATCAATAACTCCACATAATCCTCCTTCAGCAAGAGTTTAGCACCCTCTAAACACTATTTCCTTTTGATGATGATGTAAAATCATGGAATTGTTAAGCTATTCCCTCTCGATCTTTGCCTTCCTCTTTTTGCCATCTCCAGACATTTATCCCATTCTCTTCATCCATTCATCCTATATTAGAGCTAAAGCATTACCGTAATATGTAAAAGTTGTCACTTAGCAACAATAAAATCAACCGAATAATCAGGGCATTATAGCAAAATAGTACTTACTGATTTACTCTACCACCTAGCATGGAATACACTACAGTCAAAAGACAAAATGTAAGTACACAATTGAGCCAATGCATTCATACTATACCTCAGGTAATCAATGATTTCAGCaagtaaacaaaaaaaaatctatcatAGAGATATTTGATAAAATTTGAGAGATAACAATTCCAACAGAGCAGCTGGCTTATTGTGAACTTGCTTCACTAATATCAgagtgtaaaaaataaattgtacaTTCTATAATATCACAAATAAGTAATAGCTGTTGCATCTACATCAAAAGGTAAGACAGTAATAAAAATAGCATTATGATTCCACTCATCAATTCACCAACTCATACTTCCGCAGCATATCGCAGTGCGGTGTTTCCCGGATATACCCCCATTGGCGGCGCTGCAACTCGAAATGACAATTCTGGCGAAGAACGCTAAAGTACTCCCTCTCCACCCTTTCTTCAAGAGTTGCTCGTTCTTCGCTCTCCGGCGGATACTCCTGAACAAACTTTGCAGACTTGACATAATAGTTAACACCCTTAGGTGTAGTAAGCCGATACTCATAAGGATAGCTCTTCGACAGCGAGTACAAGGGATCAGAGGAAGGCAAAAAGTTTAGTAGCAAAATCAGTAGCACCGGCAGCAACTGAATTAAAGCACGCACATTAAAACCACCAGAAGCGTGTTCTGCAGGCCTATGACCATTGAAGCCATTGAAACCACCTGGTCCAAAACTGAATCCTCCAAAATTGGCTGCAGGGGCCATTCCTCCAAAGAAGAAGTTCCTAAATATCTCCTCAGCATCAACATCAGCCTCATAGTAACCATTAAAACCCCTTGCAGCTGGCCTAGCGGCACGCTGCTCGTAAACCGATTCATCTTCACCGGAAACATCATACTTCCTCCTACTATCTTCATTGCTAAGGCACTGAAACGCCTTTGACACAGCCTTGAATGCTTCCTCAGCGCCAGGGGCTTTGTTCTTGTCGGGATGAACCTTAAGGGACAGTTTTCTATAAGATTTCCTCACATCCTCAACAGTGCAACTTTTCTCTAATCCCAATATCTCATAAAAGTTTTTCTTCCTCTTAATTTCTCTGATAATTGAAACTTGCTCTTCGGTATATGAGACCGAAGAGgacgaggaggaggaggacCCCGCCGGGGCCGCCGAGGTAGCGGCCCTTCGCCGTAGAGAAGGCTTATCGGGGGAAACGGTAGGTTCCGCCGCTGCCTCCGCGGCAGGGGCCTGATCCCCTGTGTCCGCCTCTATCCGGGACAATAGATCGTCGACGGGGAGCGCGGGATCGAGGCGGCGCGCCTTCATCACGAACTTCAACGCGCGTGTACGATCGCCACTTTCTAACGCCTCTTTGCCGATTCTCAAACATTTCAACGCATCGTCCTTGTTCCCTTCCATCGTCTAGGTAACGCTCGTGCCGGATCTTTGCACCTGAAAAATTAGGGCAACCAAGGGAGTGAACAATTCGAGATTTATATGTGAGATTTGGGATTAATTTTGGGGGAAAATagaaagaacaataaaaaattgtgaattGAAATGAGAAATTGAAGAGGAAGTGAAGTTACAGTTGGAGAGGAAGACGAGCGTAGAAAGATTGGTAGCGAGATAGAAGAATGAGAAACGAGTTGATTAGGGTTTCATTTGGGGATAGAACAGAGATTGTGATTCACAGTTTATCACTGCCCCACGATTGGAGATTAATGGAGCAACTCTCAAATCTTCTCCTCTTCTCCATATATATAATTCAcaactttctttctcttttgattaaagattaaaaagatatataatttatttttccaaaataaacTTATGAAATTACTGAATTAAATTATTAACTACTTAGGTATGTTACTTTCACAATTCGGTGAATTTTAATAATGAATCATCCAACATAACacctaaaacaaaaataatagtttcaCACCCTAAAAAGACATCTAATTAACAATTCACTTTCATAATATAACCatttatattagaattttaagttaagaaataaaataaatttattaaaatattattagtttatattgttaagtagattttttttctttgtatcaaaatatcatcactcattttagaaataaaaaaataattaaacaaaattaaaaaattatgtaatttttaactattaaattgaaatttattaaaataataaataacataagGTAATGGTGtgtgtaaaataaattttaaagtaaaatatcattattaataataataatgattgatATCAAATTGACCATTTGtgtactattttttttagtaaaacaaGAACTAGATGTCAGTAGCTAATTTCTATAACTTGTTTATGGTGTCCATAATgttatattttagttatttggACAAATATTTGAGTGAAAAACTAATTGTGTTAGATGATATTATAACATTTGTGGGTAAATTATGACTTGTTTATAGTGTCAATAGTGTTATACTTTAGTTATCTGGACAAATATTTGAGTGAAAAACTAATTGTGTTAGATGATATTACAACATTTGTGGGTAAAGTCATAACTATTTTGATTTTCCATGACGGTGACTCATTCTATAACTCCCCCAAagtaaagtatttttttttatgggaAGTGACGCGGTTAGGGTTTGTGGAAGAGCTTGCATTAAGTGGGTTTATAAGTatcataatttcttttatagatATTCTAAAAAGTTTTCAATCATGGTATTGAAAGAAATTTGGGACCCATTAGCAATCATTTGCGCTACATGGATATCAATTAATATCTTAGTAGCATCATATCTAACTAGATTGTCATGTGTGACTTTAGATTGAGTTCAGTACAACTTTTTAATGTGTCATTAGAAAGACCCAAAGTTGTGCATATTTTTCCttcaaatttataaatgtaCAATTGTATGGGATCTTAAACAATTTTGGAGAAGCATATTGAAAGTGAACATCTTTCTTATTTTGTCTCTGGTCATTTGCAAACAAGTTGCAAGATATGAATTGAAATAATTCTCAATATACATGATGAAAATTTGCTCCATTTAAAgagaaaaattatgaacaaaatgGTGAATTTGAcataatgattttaattttgtaaatgattATATTTATAGTTGAAAAATAATAAGTGATAGATAAGCATGATTTATGTGTGTTATTAAAGAAACAATGTTGATAAGCGTACACTAGACTCAACTCACACTAAACGAAATTATTCATAAAACATTGATGGTGATAAGATTCTTAACTTGTGCACAAATTGTTGATTAGTGTGACatgaataaaagtttttttttgttgattatgtaattatttattgttaGATAACATTGCATTTATTGTTGTTTCTTCATTCtatgtaataaaaattatttttggagttgtaatttttaaaatatcatacCAATAATATTGAAAAGTTTTTAATGTACTGTTAAGAAATGTAAAAAAttgtttcaaaattaaaaattaaattaatcttACAATGTTACTATAGTATACAAAATTCATTTGTCAGCTAAtagttattgaaataaaaaaaaatcataattgtatgacaaacaaattaaaaatttattcattagaTCAATGTCAACATTTTACatggaaaataattaatttaaaaccaTAGACAATAATTATATGAAGTTGATGTTGCATTAATGTTGAGACATTTTTTCTAGTGTGACTAATTGTGTGACAATAGAAACATTTTTCCATTCGTCTTTGTTGTTCCCTAATGTCCATTTCCATTCTTATTCGACTTGACTTGAGCTTATCCTTTCAAGTTTTTTTCACTTCTAGGTTTGACCACCAAATTAGTTTAATATAAGTTGGTCAATAGTTATTGTGCTTGAGTtcttcaagaagaccttcatacATCTTAGATACTTGTTTCGAGGTTTAGACATGAGCAATGTACATCACAATATTGTGATGTGTGTGTTTGCATGCACAACAAACACATGTGAACATGGCAAGTGAAGTTTTTAAACTTGCCACAATCACACCACAATTCATCTAATTTGACTATGAATCACCTTGTTGGTCAGACCTTTTGTCATAATTTTTGTCTCCTCCATTAGAAATTTTGTGCTCCTTTTGTCAAAGGTAAGCTACCTTAACTACCCATGGACACTTGTGAAGGCATTGTTGGTCGATGATACTACATGGATGACATTGAATTATAGGCAGATGAGGGGTCATGGTAGAGGTTGCAAATGGATT harbors:
- the LOC137820014 gene encoding chaperone protein dnaJ 49-like, whose product is MEGNKDDALKCLRIGKEALESGDRTRALKFVMKARRLDPALPVDDLLSRIEADTGDQAPAAEAAAEPTVSPDKPSLRRRAATSAAPAGSSSSSSSSVSYTEEQVSIIREIKRKKNFYEILGLEKSCTVEDVRKSYRKLSLKVHPDKNKAPGAEEAFKAVSKAFQCLSNEDSRRKYDVSGEDESVYEQRAARPAARGFNGYYEADVDAEEIFRNFFFGGMAPAANFGGFSFGPGGFNGFNGHRPAEHASGGFNVRALIQLLPVLLILLLNFLPSSDPLYSLSKSYPYEYRLTTPKGVNYYVKSAKFVQEYPPESEERATLEERVEREYFSVLRQNCHFELQRRQWGYIRETPHCDMLRKYELVN